In Phoenix dactylifera cultivar Barhee BC4 chromosome 11, palm_55x_up_171113_PBpolish2nd_filt_p, whole genome shotgun sequence, the following are encoded in one genomic region:
- the LOC103695892 gene encoding protein MIZU-KUSSEI 1-like, with translation MTTGSTDAAHIMDLSFSSSDERNEALSPLGLPLLHRRRTKTFTITMFAASIFRSIFPTFLTPTCHWPALPAIAPLKPTPSARRKVIGTFFGLKRGRVSFTVQTDPRSEPALLLELGIPMNQLVKEMATGMPRILLECDRIATTNTADASKKKSKSSSPRRSLWEEPVWSMYCNGQQRGHAVSRRCNGADLHVLKAVQAVSVGAGMLPPPPVAPPLPPPHPLKMGKCENEGLSCGGGGGAHCELMYMRAKFQRVVGSVDSEALYMISPDGGGRGGSGFKYDAPELSIFLLRM, from the coding sequence ATGACGACGGGGAGCACAGATGCAGCACACATCATggacctctccttctcctcttccgacGAACGCAATGAGGCTTTATCCCCTCTCGGCCTGCCGCTCCTTCACCGGAGGAGGACCAAAACGTTCACCATAACGATGTTCGCCGCATCGATCTTCCGCTCCATCTTCCCCACCTTCCTGACGCCAACGTGCCACTGGCCGGCCTTGCCGGCCATTGCACCCCTCAAGCCTACGCCTTCAGCTCGCAGGAAGGTCATCGGAACGTTCTTCGGCCTTAAGAGGGGGCGGGTGAGCTTTACGGTGCAGACGGATCCCCGGTCCGAGCCCGCCTTGCTTCTGGAGCTGGGCATCCCAATGAATCAGCTAGTCAAGGAGATGGCGACCGGTATGCCGAGGATACTACTCGAATGCGACCGGATTGCTACAACCAACACAGCCGACGCGAGCAAGAAGAAAAGCAAGAGTAGTTCTCCGCGGCGCTCGCTGTGGGAGGAGCCGGTGTGGAGCATGTACTGCAATGGGCAGCAGCGCGGGCACGCCGTGTCTCGCCGGTGCAACGGGGCCGACCTCCATGTGCTGAAAGCAGTGCAGGCGGTGTCGGTAGGCGCCGGGATGCTTCCACCTCCACCAGTTGCTCCTCCCCTTCCACCACCTCATCCTCTGAAGATGGGGAAGTGTGAGAATGAAGGGTTATCGTGTGGAGGTGGTGGTGGGGCTCATTGTGAGCTGATGTACATGCGAGCCAAGTTTCAGAGGGTGGTGGGGAGCGTGGACTCGGAAGCGCTCTACATGATAAGCCCGGACGGCGGTGGGCGTGGAGGCAGCGGTTTCAAATATGACGCTCCTGAGCTCAGCATCTTTTTATTAAGGATGTAG